The Microbacterium sp. SORGH_AS_0862 region CCCCTCGCGCGGCAGCACCTTGATCGCACCCAGATCGATGTAGGGACGAACCGGGTTCACCTCCGACTCGTCGAAGGGTCCCGCGGTTTCGCGGTCGATCGGCGCGCTCTTGCCGGTCGGTTCCAGAGATGCGTCGGTCATCGGGTCGTCCTCGCAGAAGTGTCGTATCCGGTGGAGCCGAAGCCCCCTTCGCCGCGCACACTGGCGGGCAGCTCGTCGACCGGGAGGAAGCGCACCGGCGGGATCGGAAGGACCACCAGTTGCGCGATCCGGTCACCCGCCGAAACCTCGTAGGCCTCCGTGCGGTCGGTGTTCAGCAGCGCGACCTTGATCTCGCCGCGATAGCCGGCGTCGACGGTCCCGGGAGCGTTGACGACGGTCACCCCGTGCTTGGCCGCGAGCCCCGAACGGGGCATCACGAACGCCGCGTACCCCTCGGGCAGCGCAATGCGGACACCGGTGCCCACGAGAGCACGCTCTCCGGGGCCGAGTCGCACCCCCTCCGCGGCGATCAGGTCGGCGCCCGCGTCGCCCGGATGAGCGAACGCCGGGACGACGGGCGCGATAATGGGGATGTCCACGCTTTCGGCCACCTCACGAGGGTAATGCAGAACATGACTTCCGACGTCGTCTATCGCGAACGCCTGAGCCCCTCGCTGTGGACTCTCGTCGCCGCGGCGGTCTGCGCCCCCATGGTGGCGCTCGCCCTGTCCCCCGTCGACACCACTCTCGCGCTCGTGGCGGGCGTCGCGGTCGCGGCCCTGATCGTCTGGGCCCTGATGGCGACCGCGCCCCGTGTCGAGGTCAGCGGTGGGGAGCTTCGTGCGGGTCGAGCCCACATCCCGGTCGACCTTCTGGGAGAGCCGGTCGCCTACACGGGCGAGGACGCGCGGTTCGCGCGTGGCCGGGATGCCGACCCTCGGTCATGGATTCTGGTGCGCGGCGGAATCGGTGGGGCGGTCGTCGTTCCCGTCGAGGATGCGGACGATCCGACACCGGCGTGGGTGGTGTCCTCTCG contains the following coding sequences:
- a CDS encoding DUF3093 domain-containing protein, whose translation is MTSDVVYRERLSPSLWTLVAAAVCAPMVALALSPVDTTLALVAGVAVAALIVWALMATAPRVEVSGGELRAGRAHIPVDLLGEPVAYTGEDARFARGRDADPRSWILVRGGIGGAVVVPVEDADDPTPAWVVSSRTPDRLAAAVRRAQVRQRTPRR
- the dut gene encoding dUTP diphosphatase, which encodes MAESVDIPIIAPVVPAFAHPGDAGADLIAAEGVRLGPGERALVGTGVRIALPEGYAAFVMPRSGLAAKHGVTVVNAPGTVDAGYRGEIKVALLNTDRTEAYEVSAGDRIAQLVVLPIPPVRFLPVDELPASVRGEGGFGSTGYDTSARTTR